In Pajaroellobacter abortibovis, the following are encoded in one genomic region:
- the grpE gene encoding nucleotide exchange factor GrpE, with product MSPFSAKSDQHSNQENHKDKDKVSPSSFEPSNEGSETSTAGSQEEKKQTDAADMAPKEKTQEIFEIKDLWMRTAAEFENFRKRTRREIEEATHHGKEAVLKDLLPVFDNLERGLQSASQATDVQSVIAGLEMILKQLEETLNRMGILKIKSVGQPFNPAVHEAIQHVENEENPAGTVIAEVHPGYKHGDRLLRAAMVVVSKLKN from the coding sequence GTGAGTCCGTTCTCAGCTAAATCCGATCAACACTCCAATCAAGAAAACCATAAGGACAAGGACAAGGTATCTCCATCTTCGTTTGAGCCTTCGAACGAAGGGAGTGAGACATCGACTGCTGGTTCTCAAGAAGAGAAGAAACAAACAGATGCAGCGGATATGGCACCCAAAGAAAAGACACAAGAGATCTTTGAAATCAAGGATCTATGGATGCGTACGGCTGCTGAGTTTGAAAACTTCCGCAAGCGAACTCGCCGAGAGATAGAAGAGGCAACGCACCATGGCAAAGAAGCGGTCCTCAAAGACCTACTCCCTGTGTTCGACAACTTAGAACGAGGTCTCCAAAGCGCATCCCAAGCAACTGATGTCCAATCGGTTATCGCTGGATTAGAAATGATTCTCAAACAACTTGAGGAGACTTTAAATCGAATGGGTATTCTCAAAATTAAAAGCGTAGGTCAGCCCTTCAATCCAGCCGTTCACGAAGCTATCCAGCATGTAGAGAATGAAGAAAATCCAGCCGGAACCGTCATCGCAGAGGTGCATCCGGGATACAAACATGGAGATCGGCTGCTGCGAGCAGCTATGGTAGTTGTTTCCAAACTCAAAAACTAG
- a CDS encoding ATP-dependent helicase yields the protein MYNQMVVEQKSLNRWADPELNPPQSLAVAHGEGPLLVFAGAGSGKTRVITCRIASLVRERGVLPSRLLAVTFTNKAAHEMKVRLAHMLGQESIDTLWVGTFHAMCARLLRLHGSEIGIDPHFVIYDASDQKAIVSRILKELDLDEKRYAPRTLLSRIAHEKQEGLLPDVMQAHSYFDEVVYRVYERYQESLQSACALDFEDLIFQCEALFRSLHANGSLNLFQRFEYVLVDEFQDTNRMQYQLVRVLTQPHRNLCVVGDDDQSIYRWRGANVGNILEFQRDYPEAVVIKLEQNYRSTKRIVEAALSIISSACIREPKKLWTANEHGDPIEVIATRDERDEAASVIQLIEQLQMQGVSLRDMAIFYRVHAQSRVLEEALRGAQLPYRIVGGVKFYERAEVKDALSYLRVLIRPESDVDLLRIINVPARGIGNTTIHRLLESARSQGRSLFETLFYFEGSPLLRGSAKKKLAEFRTLLTHLRADIQSKLPSEVLKEVLQTTGYQRALRLESSIESDARLENLGELIGSMLDFEAAAQTSGETATLEKYLEQVTLQSDVDADMDTPRVTLMTVHSAKGLEFEVVFLTGMEEEIFPYQGVHSQNEEELDEERRLAYVAVTRARRKLFALYAAVRHIFGSTRWGRPSRFLDDLPQEHVVHSWSSALTQNTYHQASRHPEKEPTKEAFYVDRTFSQEEEREGEFRFKRGCSVFHPRFGEGQVRRVQQGREPVVVAYFPGCGEKKILARFLELST from the coding sequence ATGTACAACCAAATGGTTGTTGAACAGAAGAGCTTAAATCGTTGGGCGGATCCAGAACTCAATCCACCTCAGTCGTTGGCAGTCGCTCACGGTGAAGGTCCATTGCTTGTGTTTGCAGGGGCGGGAAGCGGAAAGACGAGAGTGATTACATGTCGTATCGCTTCTCTGGTGAGAGAAAGAGGGGTCCTTCCTTCTCGACTTTTGGCGGTTACTTTCACGAACAAGGCTGCTCATGAGATGAAGGTGAGACTCGCTCACATGCTTGGTCAAGAATCGATCGATACCCTCTGGGTTGGAACGTTCCATGCCATGTGTGCGCGATTGCTCCGTTTGCACGGATCGGAAATCGGGATCGACCCTCACTTTGTCATCTATGATGCAAGCGATCAAAAAGCGATTGTCTCCCGGATCCTTAAAGAGTTGGATCTGGACGAAAAACGATATGCCCCTAGGACTCTTTTGTCTCGTATCGCTCACGAAAAACAGGAAGGACTTCTCCCGGATGTAATGCAGGCCCACTCCTATTTCGATGAAGTAGTTTATCGAGTGTATGAACGCTATCAGGAGTCTTTACAATCAGCATGTGCGCTCGATTTCGAGGATTTAATCTTCCAATGTGAGGCTCTCTTTCGATCCCTTCATGCCAATGGAAGTCTGAATCTATTCCAGCGGTTTGAGTATGTGCTTGTGGATGAATTCCAAGACACCAACCGTATGCAATATCAACTAGTTCGAGTTTTGACGCAGCCGCATCGCAATCTTTGCGTTGTAGGAGATGATGATCAATCTATCTACCGGTGGCGAGGTGCAAATGTAGGCAATATTTTGGAATTTCAAAGGGATTATCCTGAAGCGGTGGTGATCAAACTGGAACAGAATTACCGTTCGACCAAACGCATTGTGGAGGCTGCACTGTCTATTATCTCCAGCGCTTGTATTCGGGAACCCAAAAAATTGTGGACTGCTAATGAACATGGGGATCCGATCGAAGTCATTGCAACTCGGGACGAACGGGATGAGGCTGCCTCGGTGATTCAGCTGATCGAACAATTGCAGATGCAAGGTGTATCGCTCAGAGATATGGCTATTTTTTATAGGGTTCATGCGCAATCGCGAGTTCTTGAAGAAGCATTGCGGGGTGCCCAGCTGCCTTATCGGATCGTTGGAGGGGTGAAGTTCTACGAGCGTGCTGAAGTTAAAGATGCTCTCTCTTATCTGCGTGTGCTTATACGCCCCGAAAGTGATGTGGATCTCCTGCGGATTATCAATGTGCCTGCTCGAGGGATTGGGAATACAACCATCCATCGTCTTCTGGAAAGCGCACGCTCACAAGGGCGTTCTCTGTTTGAAACGCTTTTTTATTTCGAGGGTTCTCCTCTTCTGAGGGGGTCGGCTAAAAAGAAACTTGCTGAATTTCGAACTCTTTTGACGCATCTGCGGGCAGATATTCAATCCAAATTACCCAGCGAGGTATTGAAAGAGGTGCTTCAAACGACGGGCTATCAGCGAGCGCTTCGTTTGGAAAGCAGCATTGAGTCTGATGCTCGCCTTGAAAATTTGGGTGAGTTGATTGGATCGATGCTCGATTTTGAAGCGGCCGCGCAGACTTCTGGGGAAACGGCTACCCTAGAAAAATATCTGGAGCAGGTAACGCTTCAGTCGGATGTCGATGCCGATATGGATACGCCGCGGGTCACCCTGATGACTGTTCACAGTGCGAAGGGGCTAGAGTTTGAAGTGGTATTCCTTACGGGAATGGAAGAAGAGATATTCCCTTATCAAGGAGTGCATAGTCAAAACGAGGAGGAACTCGATGAAGAGAGGAGACTCGCCTATGTGGCTGTCACTCGGGCTCGGCGTAAGTTGTTTGCGCTTTATGCGGCTGTACGCCATATTTTTGGGTCTACGCGATGGGGTCGACCAAGCCGCTTTTTAGATGATCTGCCCCAAGAGCATGTGGTTCACAGCTGGTCTTCTGCGCTAACCCAGAATACGTATCATCAAGCTAGCCGTCATCCTGAAAAAGAGCCTACCAAGGAGGCCTTCTATGTCGATCGGACTTTTTCTCAGGAAGAAGAGAGAGAAGGTGAATTTCGCTTTAAGCGTGGGTGTTCTGTCTTTCATCCCCGGTTCGGAGAAGGGCAGGTGCGTCGGGTGCAACAAGGGAGGGAGCCAGTGGTTGTGGCTTATTTCCCGGGTTGTGGCGAGAAAAAAATTTTGGCGCGCTTTCTCGAGCTCAGCACCTGA
- the ligA gene encoding NAD-dependent DNA ligase LigA → MESPTIRHTQLVLEIQAHDYRYYVLDDPIISDFAYDQLFQELVDLEKAHPELCTSDSPTQRVSGVPRDSVIKVQHANPMYSLDNSYSEKEISEFLKRALNRIGGQHPLSFCIEPKLDGASIEVIYEKGCLVEASTRGDGLIGEEITANVRTIRGLPCRISYKGRLTLRGEVILLRKWFKATNGKRLEEGLEPFANARNAAAGSIRMLDAREVRSRPLRLLLYQCVDGPSLHSSHSESLKWLQHLGFPVHTHYVVSQAEDIFATVSSIQSRRDEYPFEIDGAVIKIDDYHQQSLLGHTSKFPRWAIAYKFQPERAYTLVQNIEVQVGRTGILTPVAVLSPVELAGTTVSRASLHNAAQITLLDIRIGDQVLIEKAGEVIPQVIKIEAHHRTGNEQRFQMPTYCPSCGTPVKARPRDEQRPEKGDEVAIRCPNRSCPAQIKARIHYFTRRFAMDIDHLGNALIEQLVDRKIVRDVTDLYSLTKEQLLPLDQMGEKSVQNILEAIEKSRSRPLGSLLCGLGIPMIGQVASHQLAVEVRTLDNLLTWKPEQLREHVSGIPGFGPKMVESVMQFMTDHAEHMLLKKLHQKGISTPQPIPQVAEQGPLVGLSICLTGILSRSRESIAKEIRSKGGEVHDTVKKTTSYLVTGEKIGKLKLEKAKKWGIHLLTEKELIDKMNIEMVPEDPITEAK, encoded by the coding sequence ATGGAGTCGCCTACCATAAGACACACTCAGCTTGTTCTCGAGATCCAAGCTCACGACTACCGCTATTATGTGCTCGATGACCCGATTATCTCCGATTTCGCTTACGATCAACTCTTTCAAGAGCTTGTAGATCTTGAAAAGGCTCATCCCGAACTGTGTACATCCGATTCTCCTACCCAACGGGTATCGGGGGTACCTCGCGACAGCGTCATTAAAGTGCAACACGCGAACCCCATGTACTCGCTGGACAATAGCTATTCAGAGAAGGAGATTTCTGAATTTCTCAAGCGTGCTTTAAACCGTATAGGAGGACAGCATCCTCTCTCTTTTTGTATAGAACCCAAATTGGACGGGGCCAGTATTGAGGTTATTTACGAAAAAGGCTGTCTCGTAGAAGCCTCAACCCGCGGCGACGGGCTGATAGGAGAAGAAATCACTGCAAATGTACGGACTATTCGTGGACTCCCCTGCCGTATCTCGTACAAAGGGCGCTTGACACTGAGAGGAGAAGTCATCCTCCTTCGGAAATGGTTCAAAGCCACCAACGGAAAACGTCTGGAAGAGGGATTGGAGCCCTTTGCTAATGCCCGCAATGCAGCTGCAGGTTCAATCCGAATGTTGGATGCTCGAGAAGTCCGCAGTCGTCCGCTCCGCCTCCTCCTTTATCAATGTGTGGATGGCCCCTCCTTGCATTCCTCTCACAGCGAAAGCTTGAAGTGGCTCCAGCATCTGGGCTTTCCTGTTCATACCCATTACGTGGTGAGCCAGGCAGAAGATATCTTTGCAACCGTCTCTTCAATTCAATCAAGGCGAGATGAATACCCCTTTGAAATCGATGGAGCCGTTATCAAAATCGACGACTACCATCAACAATCCCTTCTCGGTCACACTTCAAAGTTTCCACGATGGGCCATCGCTTATAAATTTCAACCAGAACGCGCTTACACCTTGGTACAAAACATCGAAGTGCAGGTAGGTCGTACAGGCATTCTTACACCTGTAGCCGTCCTATCTCCTGTAGAACTTGCAGGAACAACCGTATCCCGAGCTTCCCTTCACAATGCGGCTCAAATTACATTGCTGGATATTCGGATTGGGGATCAGGTGCTCATTGAAAAGGCAGGAGAGGTCATTCCCCAGGTCATCAAGATTGAAGCACATCATCGAACGGGCAATGAGCAAAGGTTTCAAATGCCCACATATTGTCCTTCTTGTGGGACTCCTGTAAAAGCCCGTCCTCGAGACGAACAGCGCCCCGAAAAAGGAGATGAAGTCGCTATTCGTTGCCCTAACCGGAGCTGTCCCGCTCAGATTAAAGCTCGGATTCATTATTTTACACGACGATTCGCAATGGACATCGATCACCTGGGGAACGCTCTGATCGAACAATTGGTGGATCGCAAAATCGTCCGCGATGTGACCGATCTCTATTCGTTGACCAAAGAACAATTATTACCCCTAGACCAGATGGGGGAGAAAAGCGTTCAAAATATCCTCGAAGCGATTGAGAAGTCGCGCTCTCGTCCCCTTGGTTCACTTCTATGCGGCCTTGGGATCCCGATGATAGGACAAGTCGCATCGCATCAACTAGCTGTAGAGGTGCGGACGCTGGACAATCTACTGACATGGAAACCCGAACAGCTCAGAGAACACGTAAGCGGCATCCCGGGGTTTGGGCCCAAAATGGTCGAAAGTGTCATGCAGTTCATGACAGACCATGCTGAACATATGCTGCTCAAGAAATTACACCAAAAGGGGATCAGCACGCCGCAACCTATCCCTCAAGTTGCCGAACAAGGCCCTCTCGTTGGTTTATCCATCTGCTTAACTGGAATTCTTTCGCGGAGTCGCGAATCGATCGCCAAAGAGATTCGCTCGAAAGGTGGAGAAGTGCATGACACTGTAAAAAAGACTACTTCCTATCTCGTTACAGGTGAAAAAATAGGGAAATTGAAGCTTGAAAAAGCTAAAAAATGGGGCATCCATCTCTTGACCGAAAAAGAACTGATCGACAAAATGAATATCGAAATGGTTCCAGAAGACCCGATCACGGAAGCAAAATAA
- a CDS encoding phosphomannomutase/phosphoglucomutase has product MNLFSPHIFREYDIRGVADRDLHDDVVQGIGRSFASLLIEEQIDRGQTPPRVAVARDCRLSGPRIAKALISGLQQGGVRVIDVGVGPTPYLYFSVHHLETEGGIMITGSHNPAGENGFKMMKGQQSFCGPAIRRLRDRTQQKKKQADRRGDYTYQNLSELYVSTVTKEIRCDRTMKVVIDAGNGTGGPLALACMSSLGLDPIPLYCDMDGRFPHHHPDPTVPSNLHILIERVIREGARVGIAYDGDADRLGVIDQDGTIIWGDQLLILFARQVLQKHPGAAIVGEVKCSQTLYEEIARCGGRPILWKTGHSLIKNKMKEEQALLAGEMSGHLFFADRYFGYDDALYASLRLLEILSSDKRSMREMLEDVPRTFTTPELRMECPEEYKFPLIKLVTKYFKEKGFEVVDVDGARIRFPSSSGLAWGLVRASNTGPILVMRFEAASAEERDHWRAYVENIVEEQRKLLTRTPSAV; this is encoded by the coding sequence ATGAATCTCTTCTCACCTCATATCTTTCGCGAATATGATATCCGAGGCGTTGCCGATCGAGACTTGCATGATGACGTCGTGCAGGGTATTGGTCGCTCGTTTGCGTCGCTTTTGATCGAAGAACAGATAGATAGAGGGCAGACTCCTCCTCGCGTTGCGGTTGCGCGTGACTGTCGGCTTTCGGGTCCTCGAATCGCGAAAGCACTGATCTCTGGTTTACAGCAGGGAGGGGTCCGTGTGATTGACGTGGGTGTTGGACCAACTCCTTACCTCTATTTTTCAGTTCATCATCTGGAAACGGAGGGGGGGATCATGATCACCGGCAGTCATAATCCAGCAGGAGAAAATGGATTCAAGATGATGAAAGGGCAGCAAAGCTTCTGTGGCCCTGCGATTCGTCGACTGCGCGATCGAACACAGCAGAAAAAAAAACAGGCAGATCGTCGGGGGGACTATACTTATCAGAACTTGAGCGAGCTTTATGTGTCTACGGTGACGAAAGAGATCCGGTGCGATCGTACAATGAAAGTGGTCATAGATGCGGGCAATGGAACGGGAGGGCCGCTTGCATTGGCGTGCATGAGTTCTCTTGGCTTGGATCCAATCCCTCTTTATTGCGATATGGATGGGCGGTTTCCTCATCATCATCCGGATCCTACGGTCCCTTCCAATCTTCACATCCTGATCGAACGGGTAATCCGGGAAGGAGCGCGGGTTGGTATCGCGTATGATGGGGATGCGGATCGGCTTGGAGTTATTGATCAAGATGGGACGATCATTTGGGGGGATCAATTATTAATTTTGTTTGCCCGGCAGGTTCTTCAAAAGCATCCAGGGGCTGCTATCGTTGGAGAAGTGAAATGCTCTCAGACTCTTTATGAAGAAATTGCTCGCTGTGGAGGTCGCCCCATTCTATGGAAAACAGGCCACTCCTTGATCAAAAATAAAATGAAGGAAGAGCAGGCACTTCTCGCTGGGGAGATGAGCGGTCATCTGTTCTTTGCAGATCGCTATTTTGGCTACGATGACGCGCTTTATGCTTCTTTGAGGCTTCTTGAAATCCTATCTTCGGATAAGAGGAGTATGAGAGAGATGCTCGAGGATGTTCCTCGAACCTTTACGACTCCCGAACTCCGCATGGAATGCCCTGAAGAGTATAAGTTTCCCCTCATTAAATTGGTGACCAAGTACTTTAAAGAGAAAGGGTTTGAAGTCGTCGACGTGGATGGAGCGCGCATTCGGTTCCCTTCCTCTTCCGGGTTAGCTTGGGGTCTTGTGCGAGCCTCTAACACAGGGCCTATCCTCGTGATGCGTTTTGAGGCTGCCTCAGCAGAGGAGCGGGATCACTGGAGAGCCTATGTGGAAAATATAGTGGAAGAACAGAGAAAGCTGCTTACGCGAACCCCTTCTGCAGTATAG
- the prmC gene encoding peptide chain release factor N(5)-glutamine methyltransferase has product MNAKPVSPKQEVWSIEAALEWATEDLRKRYIEQPRLDAEVLLAHALHTTRIQLILEAHRILEPSELARFRACVLRRRTREPVAYICGEKEFYGRSFQVDARVLVPRPETEILVDTVLRRIGSSSLSLCGLDLCTGSGCIAITLAREWPTTVLYAVDISPSALEVAHENKLRLGAHNVVLLEGDLFKPVEGYPPFDLIVANPPYIAQKDLVDLMPDVRLFEPYLALEAGEEGLDKLQQIIVESPRFLREGGFIAVEVGRGQAECVKDWMESVRLQEIEITYDYTRVERIVSAMRH; this is encoded by the coding sequence GTGAATGCGAAGCCAGTATCCCCCAAACAAGAAGTATGGTCTATTGAGGCGGCCTTGGAATGGGCTACAGAGGATTTGCGGAAACGCTACATTGAACAACCTCGTCTGGATGCAGAGGTCCTTCTCGCTCATGCGCTTCATACCACGCGCATTCAACTGATTTTAGAAGCTCATCGCATCCTTGAGCCTTCTGAACTAGCTCGGTTTCGAGCATGTGTCCTGCGGCGGCGAACACGAGAGCCAGTGGCTTACATCTGCGGGGAAAAGGAATTCTATGGTCGGTCATTTCAAGTGGATGCTCGGGTGTTAGTCCCTCGTCCTGAGACGGAGATCCTGGTCGATACTGTCCTCAGAAGGATTGGTTCTTCCTCTCTCAGTTTGTGTGGGCTCGATCTTTGTACAGGAAGTGGATGCATTGCAATTACGCTAGCACGCGAATGGCCGACTACTGTTCTATATGCGGTGGATATCAGTCCATCCGCTTTGGAAGTCGCTCATGAGAATAAGCTTCGATTGGGTGCTCACAACGTTGTGCTCCTCGAGGGAGATCTATTTAAACCGGTAGAAGGGTATCCTCCATTTGATCTGATCGTTGCGAATCCTCCCTATATCGCGCAAAAAGATCTAGTGGATTTGATGCCTGATGTGCGTTTGTTTGAACCCTATCTCGCGTTGGAAGCGGGGGAGGAGGGATTAGATAAGTTACAGCAGATCATTGTGGAGTCCCCGCGTTTTTTGCGTGAGGGTGGTTTTATCGCTGTGGAGGTAGGTCGAGGACAAGCGGAATGTGTCAAAGACTGGATGGAATCGGTCAGATTGCAGGAGATCGAGATAACATATGATTATACCCGGGTTGAGCGGATTGTCTCAGCCATGCGACATTAG
- a CDS encoding glycoside hydrolase family 113 produces MQLIDTIKPRWVNGRWVFFGVVIGGLYGFTEPLVGGIDVRLSPLLRGGVVVDEGIRGMTIGPIENSSHMQEGYGSPAFARALDELSAIGVSWIALTPFGRVADGSGGGIDWTFEKPFEQNQQDIRRAIRMAHAHHLKVMLVPHLWVESGEWRALINPKTEEKWKAWISSYRRFVLAWAALAEESQVEMFSAGVELRSWVTTGWASYFIDLLHEIRSTYRGLVTYSANWDDVEQTSILGELDVIGINAFYPLAEQEGADLHALQQGAEQVHEQVRRLAEQWQRPVLFTELGYATRTDPAIKPWEWPEAMQRVTVDEQGQADAYRAILAPLLEEPLFAGFFVWRVYSDPENASEEPEWGFSPRGKLAEGVIRDAFVSLWACDQRRLKQWHVPVELPGIYPYPWPFEDIPSP; encoded by the coding sequence ATGCAATTGATAGATACGATCAAGCCCAGATGGGTCAATGGGAGATGGGTTTTTTTTGGGGTGGTTATTGGAGGGTTGTATGGGTTCACGGAGCCTCTTGTGGGTGGGATTGATGTTCGCCTCTCTCCCCTCCTTAGAGGGGGTGTTGTGGTAGATGAAGGGATTCGGGGAATGACAATCGGGCCGATTGAAAACAGCAGCCATATGCAGGAGGGGTACGGGTCTCCTGCATTTGCAAGGGCGCTAGATGAGCTGAGTGCGATCGGTGTCTCTTGGATCGCGCTCACCCCGTTTGGGCGAGTTGCGGATGGATCAGGAGGGGGGATCGACTGGACCTTTGAAAAGCCGTTCGAACAGAATCAACAAGATATTCGTCGAGCGATCCGGATGGCACATGCTCATCATCTCAAGGTCATGTTAGTCCCTCACCTGTGGGTCGAATCTGGAGAGTGGAGGGCTTTGATCAATCCCAAAACGGAAGAGAAGTGGAAAGCGTGGATATCCAGTTATCGTCGTTTTGTTCTTGCTTGGGCAGCGCTTGCTGAGGAAAGTCAAGTAGAAATGTTTTCTGCAGGAGTGGAGCTCCGTTCGTGGGTAACTACCGGGTGGGCCAGCTACTTTATCGATCTCCTGCACGAGATTCGTTCCACATACCGCGGTCTAGTTACTTATTCTGCTAATTGGGATGATGTGGAGCAGACCTCGATTTTGGGGGAGCTGGATGTAATCGGGATCAACGCCTTCTATCCTCTTGCAGAACAGGAAGGGGCTGATTTGCATGCGTTACAACAGGGGGCTGAGCAGGTGCATGAACAGGTTCGTCGCTTGGCGGAGCAGTGGCAGCGACCTGTCCTTTTCACAGAATTGGGGTATGCTACTCGGACTGACCCTGCAATTAAGCCTTGGGAGTGGCCTGAAGCGATGCAGCGAGTCACTGTCGATGAACAGGGGCAAGCAGACGCCTATCGTGCTATTTTGGCCCCCCTGCTAGAAGAACCGTTGTTCGCTGGATTTTTCGTCTGGCGTGTCTACAGCGATCCAGAGAATGCGTCGGAAGAACCCGAGTGGGGATTTTCCCCTCGTGGTAAACTTGCTGAGGGGGTGATTAGGGATGCTTTTGTCTCTTTGTGGGCATGTGATCAGCGGCGTCTCAAGCAGTGGCACGTTCCTGTGGAACTCCCTGGAATCTATCCCTATCCATGGCCTTTTGAAGATATTCCATCTCCTTAG
- a CDS encoding protein kinase domain-containing protein, giving the protein MFDVGQDPAAGLFIVMEFLEGEDLAACLTREKKTHLERVYRNFALSGRALGKAHKVGVIHRDLKPANILVLDRKEQHVYIKILDLGISKFLQDEIAAKIEEEDNI; this is encoded by the coding sequence GTGTTCGACGTAGGGCAAGATCCAGCTGCGGGTCTTTTTATAGTTATGGAATTCCTGGAGGGGGAAGACTTAGCGGCTTGCCTCACTCGCGAAAAGAAAACACACTTAGAAAGAGTCTATCGAAATTTTGCTTTAAGTGGGCGAGCACTAGGGAAAGCGCACAAAGTTGGAGTTATTCACCGTGATTTGAAGCCAGCCAATATTTTGGTCCTCGATCGCAAAGAACAACATGTTTACATCAAAATCCTCGATCTCGGGATCTCCAAGTTCCTGCAAGATGAAATAGCAGCAAAGATTGAGGAAGAGGACAACATCTGA
- a CDS encoding PEGA domain-containing protein — protein MNSYRTSRRKVAILGWVALLFSFHASPSKAAATKQANPKATNVRAPQPTLPSTNKTSEGKKHFNAGLKLFRDKVYDGALVEFQQAYALEKKPSALRHMAQCHREMKQFSKAYEEFDRLLNEHQASLKGKKKAEIKKALSELALVTGVIAITVDQQGAKILIDEKEQGESPLAKPIRVDVGNHTVRVIKAGFEKIEWPIQMSGEDTIPLSITLKAEPLTGHILIRERKGLATHVYIDGQGKGAAPWEGDIPVGDHEIELRGQSISSPKEKVNIQKGSRLEVMLTATSTTGFFQVTTVPPIAAIIIDGKHLGTGGWKGELTKGKHTLLVMAPAHHDFSREIEILSGETVSQDVTLVPSSKRYDPEKERADEKKTYSGSFIDLNFIGAFNLKGHPDFECPPSMQCTHSASAGGGLSLRAGYLFDFVGIELATALMGDYHSEKQERMANGLPGDKFGIYGINGFIGGGLRLITKGEHAQFTMGVAPGITLSHYILHRSNPDGKVGHDNNQYFALLFDAGVALGKLGSSKFRLGALLWVGLTANDTSTNLPILTATGIETTRSKNYVMASDVQVYLGPTLGILYGY, from the coding sequence ATGAATTCCTACCGAACATCACGAAGGAAGGTTGCTATCCTTGGTTGGGTAGCCCTTCTATTCTCTTTTCATGCTTCTCCTTCAAAGGCAGCAGCTACAAAACAAGCAAATCCAAAAGCAACCAATGTCCGTGCACCACAGCCTACCCTGCCCTCTACCAATAAGACAAGCGAAGGGAAAAAGCACTTCAATGCTGGACTAAAGCTCTTCAGAGACAAGGTTTATGACGGGGCTCTGGTCGAATTCCAACAAGCGTATGCCCTCGAGAAAAAGCCCTCCGCCTTACGGCATATGGCTCAGTGCCATAGAGAAATGAAGCAGTTTTCAAAAGCTTACGAGGAATTTGACCGCCTTCTCAACGAACACCAAGCCAGCTTAAAAGGAAAAAAGAAAGCAGAAATCAAAAAGGCGCTCAGCGAGCTTGCCCTTGTCACAGGAGTCATTGCAATTACCGTCGATCAACAAGGTGCAAAGATTCTCATTGATGAAAAAGAACAAGGGGAATCTCCTCTCGCCAAACCGATACGGGTCGATGTGGGGAACCACACCGTAAGAGTCATCAAAGCCGGATTTGAAAAAATAGAGTGGCCCATTCAAATGAGCGGAGAGGACACGATTCCCCTTTCCATCACTCTTAAGGCAGAGCCCTTGACAGGCCACATTCTCATTCGAGAAAGAAAAGGGTTGGCTACCCATGTCTACATCGATGGCCAGGGAAAAGGGGCAGCTCCCTGGGAAGGAGATATTCCCGTAGGGGATCATGAAATCGAGCTTCGCGGCCAATCCATTAGTTCACCTAAGGAGAAGGTGAATATCCAAAAAGGTAGCCGTCTCGAGGTCATGCTCACCGCGACTTCCACCACTGGATTTTTTCAGGTCACCACTGTACCCCCCATAGCAGCCATCATTATCGATGGGAAACATCTAGGGACAGGTGGTTGGAAAGGAGAGCTAACCAAAGGGAAACACACTCTTTTGGTGATGGCACCCGCTCATCATGACTTTAGCCGCGAGATTGAAATTCTGAGTGGAGAGACAGTCAGCCAAGATGTCACGCTCGTTCCTTCTTCCAAGCGATATGATCCAGAAAAAGAGAGGGCAGATGAAAAAAAAACCTACTCAGGGTCCTTTATCGATCTGAACTTCATAGGTGCTTTTAATTTGAAAGGACACCCTGACTTTGAATGCCCACCCAGCATGCAATGCACCCACTCTGCATCTGCTGGCGGGGGACTTTCTTTAAGGGCAGGCTATCTCTTTGACTTTGTAGGCATCGAATTAGCCACAGCGCTGATGGGGGATTATCACTCCGAAAAACAAGAAAGAATGGCCAATGGGTTGCCGGGAGATAAATTTGGCATCTACGGGATCAATGGATTCATCGGAGGGGGCCTGCGCTTGATCACCAAGGGAGAGCATGCCCAATTCACGATGGGAGTTGCGCCAGGAATCACGCTCTCCCACTATATCCTGCATCGCTCCAATCCAGACGGCAAAGTCGGTCACGATAACAACCAATACTTTGCTCTTCTATTTGATGCAGGAGTCGCACTTGGCAAATTGGGAAGCTCCAAATTTAGACTGGGAGCGCTTTTGTGGGTCGGTCTCACAGCGAATGATACATCAACCAATCTGCCTATACTCACAGCCACTGGCATCGAGACCACACGATCGAAAAATTATGTCATGGCCAGCGATGTTCAAGTGTATCTTGGACCTACTCTAGGGATTCTGTACGGTTATTAA